Sequence from the Rutidosis leptorrhynchoides isolate AG116_Rl617_1_P2 chromosome 3, CSIRO_AGI_Rlap_v1, whole genome shotgun sequence genome:
GAGTTATCCTAGCAAGGAGCTAGAATAGACTCGTGAACCACATTACAACGGCTTAAGGCAACAATCGTTCCAATTTACATATTTTCTACCTCTACTTCTATACCAATTAAACGAAAAAAGACGATTAGAATCAAACACTACTACATTCCTTCACATCTAGACCTGCACATCTAGACCGGTTTAGAAAGTTAAAGGTCTAAATAGCATGTTCCGCCAAAAAAATAATAGAGCAACCGGTCTTAATGTTTCAACACGTCTACTTATCTACTTATTGTGTATATAACTTGCGCCAAAAAAATTATGGATAACCATTCTTAATAATAAACACGTCTACATTGTATAACCGGATTATATATGAGAagactaagattattattaaccGGTCTAGTTAttatgaaccggtctagataacaAGAATCAGTCATGTACAACGGATAATTAACTCCACAAGACTCGCTCCTTTTTTTAGCTCATATATACGGTATAAATATTAGCAGCAAATAACTGATTGtatcactttcaaattacaaacaaATACTCCGTAGTTATTTATGCTATCACCTTATTTCTATTTCTATCGCTTTCATATTACAGCTAGAAAGTTCTTTATGATTTCTATCAACAAGAAATTAAAGAAGGTACATCCTTTTTTACTTGATTTAGCTATTTAaatttcattttgtatatatacaaAAACATTGTGTCTAAtgaatattttatattttgtatgatCGCTAGGGCATATAAATCGCATACAAGGGAACACACTAGTAGGTTGAAGAATTCAATAAAATATACACGATGGGTGAAAACAAGGTATTTTTCTAAAACATTCtagctatatatatatagttcTTGATAGCAGGCAATGGTCTAGGTACTCATGCCTGGTTTAGTTGCCTTGAAATACTTTTTTCTTCATTCATTATATGTACACGATAATAGCACTATGTGCAACTGCCAACTTAGCCAATTCTTTCCTTAGAGATAAATGTAGCTACCTGAAAAACATGTAAACATATGGATCGATTTGTTAGACTATTCACAATCAAATAAGAAACGTTTGCCTCCTAGATTACATGTAATCTACGAATTGCAGAACAAAAAAGGAAACTAAATAGTAGTAGTAGCAGATGTTTGTACCTACACTAGATGATGTTGTTAACTAAATATCATCAGTGGGTAATATGGCAAAAAAAAATAACATGAATTTACATGACCATCCACAACTATCAGTCAACAAATCCCATAAAATCCAAAAATTTTAAGTGGCAAATTTAGATATTAAATTTAAGGGTAGAACCACTGGCTTTAAAATGACCTCATCGTCCTCGTCAGGGGCGTGCCTTGTTGGAGAGCCATCATAGTTCTATTGTGCCACTTTCTTATCCACCGACAACAAACAATTTAATGGTTAGCCACGCGTTGCACGGCGGTGAGCTAGCTTTCTGTTACAAAGCAGTCGGAAGAGAAATTTTATGTGGTTAAAAATCTCACATGTGGTGTTATAAGCACGTATATTCTAGGTAACTTGGTATATTGGtacgatgaaaaaaaaaaaaaaacaactcgcAAATACTTCACTTCTTCTGAGTATGGCAAGATAGCAAAATTTTTAATTACACTATCATACAATATTCCTAAACACAATTTTAACTTCACACAATTTAGTAGTATACAATAAAGTCACAAATGTAGTCCCCTTTCATATGAATACGTCAACATAAATAACTTAATCTCTACACATATGCTTTATATGCACCGGTAGTTATTATCAACGTTGTGAACCTATAACCTAAATACCTTAATCTCTACACATAGGCTTTATAAGTACCGGTAGTTATTATCTAGTTATTATCAACGTTGCGAACCTGTATAGAGTATTAACTTTATTTGGATGTATATACACACTGTAACATATAAGGTTGCTAGTCAAACATCATTAATAAACAGTTAACTATTGCCTTTAGCATGGTGAATGAGCTAAATAAAATATCAATTAGGTAATTAACCATTATAACATTCTTAAAATATATGTTACTGTCAACTTTAAACAAAAGTATCGATCGATTCTTAATCATTTAAATTTTAATTGTATAGCTTATCTATTTAATTATATTGCTTATTTATCtatatgtacacacacacacacacacacacacacaccatctAACGAACAAGTTTACTTTTGCTAGCGGTCATTGGGTGCTGTTTATTATATCTCCTAGACGGTATAAGGCAATTATTGTTGATTCACTAAACAAGAAGCAAAATGGCGAAAAGAAGACTGAAGATGATTACTTCATCACAGATTGTGTGAACTTGTAAGacctttttaatttataattagttttgttCATTTAAAGTTGTATTAAATTCACAATGTTTCTAAAAAATGTTAAAACGATAATTTGTTTGTTATTATGTAGGGCCTGGGGTGGTAATCATATATCATGGAAAGTGGTTCAGGTGAATCATCTAACTTCATCCAACTGTATACACGCATCTACTTATAGAAACAAGTAAATATTATGTTTCATATTTACCTTGTATATAATATGTTGTGGTACGGAAATATAGTGTAATCAACAACCAGGAAGTTGGGAATGCGGCTATTATGTGCTAACTTGGATGTTTTCTATGGTAACTCGTCAGAGTGTTAATATTGACGAAGTACGTATCGGTAGTTAAGACAAAGACTGTTTGAATTTTGTTCTCACGTATGCTAAAGCTTCAAACCctgattcttatatatattttaattacgtAGCTCTCATGGGATGAACGTGCCTTATCAAAAAGGGAGATGGATGATATAGTTGAAAGATGGCATATGTTCTGTCCTATTTTATCAGGTATGAACATTTTGCTACACCTCTTAACAATTTTATGTCTTTTTAGATCTCATTTAAAAAGCACATACTTTTCTTGAAAGACGTTAAATTTGGATGTTGATTTTGATGTATTAGGTATAAATTAATCTCGTTTCTGCATGTTGGATGATGCGCCTTGGATGAGGCTGCTGGATAAAGCATGTTGGATAGTCAATGTTGCTGGACAGTCGACGATCTTTAAGAAGTTCTATTATTGTAGTAACCAAGTACAATATACTATATtgtttttagttgacttttgtaatTGGATCTTGTTTTACTAGTAATTTGAAGCTTTATCTAAATTTCTGTACATCAATTAGTCTAATCTTTCTGCGTGCGTGATTAATTTGCAGTATATGCTCAGTATATTTTGGAGGTATATTTTAAGAATATAAAAGAAAAGTTTGCAGATCTACTTAAGAATCTATAGACCGGTTTTGAGGTCTAATTAAGAATATATAGAGGTCTAAAAAAGAAAATAAACCGCTTAATTAAGTATTTATAGACCGGTTTAAAGGTCTAATTAAGAATAAATAAGTATATGTAGACCTGTTTATAGGTCTAATTAAGAATAAATAAGTATATGTAGACCGGTTTATAGGTCTAATTAGGGTTATAAATACACCGGTTTGATGATATATAGACGTGTTTAGTGGtctaactaataaaaataaaaagcgcCTAGTGTTAGAAGCAACCGGTCTTATTATTTCAAAAAGACGTGTTACAAAACACGTCTATATGATGTTTTACAAGTAGACCTGTGCTACCTAGACGTGTTCAAAAACACGTCTAAATAGCCTTTTCAACACGTCTATTTGACATATTCTGTAGTAGTGAAATAAAATACGTCGTTTAAGTGGACGCTGATGAAAGAGACGACTATTTCTGAACCTCCATAAATGTCAAACTGTAGAAGCAATGATGACATACAATCTGACATTCATGTCTTCAGACTCGCACCAATCATCGAACAAGGCAATCATATCCGTCCATTCTGTAAAATGTTATGGTAGCACATCGACCCATAACCTTACATTTCTCCACAAATCTAAAGCAACTTCACAATCAAACATTAAATGGTTAACTGACTCAATTGCGTGACCACACGAGATGCATTAGTTGACTCGATTTCCTTGCCACGACGTGAAAGATTAAGTCGAGTTGGTAATCCGTCTAACGCCAGCCTCCAAATGAAAACATTAATTTTACGAGGAATTTGTTTAATCTACATAGTGTAAAAACTTTACGAAGGCAATACTCTCGTCAACATGTGCTCGAGTTCTACTTAATGAGTATCCTATTGTCATTGTATCTTTAACACTTACGAAATTATCAATAGAAAACTCTCTCTGTTTGGCCGTGGTCTAAACAAATCATTAGATTTAACGATAAGACATAACCACGTTAAAAAAACTCCTTGTTCTTTACTTTTCTTGCACATTACTTTATCATTATCTTTGCATGTTCTTGTCGATTATATGTTTGTTGGTTTGTAGGTGATAACTAAGGTTATTAGATTCTTGTTTAGGGCTCACTattattcctaacaagtggtatcaaagctTAGGCTCGATTTGCTGCTCGAACAATGGCAGATAATAACACGAGTTAGATAGATAAGTTTGATGGTCAGAATTTGGCTTCTGGAAGATGCGGATTGAAGATGTATTTTATCAGAGGGGTTTATATCAGCTGATCACTGGTATTAAACCGGAAGAGATGAAGCATGAAGAATGGGATCTACTGGATAGAAAAGAACTCGGTGTAGTCCGGCTTTCTCTGGCCAAGAATGTCGCCTACAATATCGTGGCTGAAACCACGACAAAATGATTTTTGACTGCTCTATCCACCATGTATGGGAAACCCTCGGCTTTAAATAAAGTCTTCTTGATCAGGCATCTTGTTAACACAAAGATGAAGGAAGGGTCTTCTGCAGCATATAATGTAAATGAGTTCACCAAATTTTGACTCGTCTAAAATCAGTTGATATTAAGTTGGATGATGAGATGGAAGCATTGTTTCTTTTGTCTTCATTGCCAAAAGTTAGTCTGACACAGTTACAGCAGTTAGTGGTTCATCTGGAACTACTAAGTTAACTTTTGAAGGGATCCGAGATTTAATTCTCAGTGCGGGAATTAGGAGAAAGGTTTCGACTGGAAATTTGGCTTCCCTTTTAAGTGAAATAGGCAGAGGTAGGGGTAGAAGTAGAAGAAGAACAAGATGTAAGAGAGATCCATCACAGGAAACAAACGTTGTGAACACATCGGCGGTGGTTGAAGATGCTTTGATATGATATGAGGAGtttcttgacgaatcttgggttttagattcaAGTGTCTCGTATCATGCGTCCCCATACATGAATGAGATGTTTAATTTCAGGTGGTATTCCATTAGAGTTCGAGTTGCGGACGGGAAATTACTTAATGTTGAAGGTATTGGTGATCTTGCCATAAAACACTTGGATTATATTTGGATCTTGAGAAACGTGAGATTCATTCCCAAGCTCACGAAGAGATTAATCTCAATTGGGCAGTTGGATGATGAAAAGTGTCGAGTTTTGTTTGGTAAAATTAAAAGTGGATAGTTTCTAGAGGCGGTCAGACAATTGCTTGTGGTGTTAaaaggggaaccatgtatatggttgaggTTCCTATCAAGGAACGACTAGGTGGGAGGTTAGGTGCTCAAAATCCTAGCATGCTTGAACTTTCTAATTTGGTTGAGGGATCTTATTCGAGTGGGAGCTCATGAAGAATTGAAACTAGTTGGGAATCGATTTTTCGTGGGAGCATTGAAGTCACTAAACAAATTAGTTGATTCAGAAGCACTACAGATTTCGAGACTTCAGTTAGATCACCTCCAATGGCAACTATGTTGCAACTAATCGAAGAAGATGAACAAGATATTCTTGTGGGAGTCAATGGTATTACTACATCCGTACAGTGGGAGTTGACTCCGGCTGAAGAATTGGGTTCATCCGAATTCGTGCGCACGTATGTGATCAGTGTCCCTACGGCGAAAGGGTCTTTTTCTCTCACGTGTGTCTTAACGGTTGCGTCCACGTGTTTGATCTTCTGGGTTGTTTGTTCTTTGTTGGAGAGGTAGACCGAGTAGATGATATTTTGTACGGATGGATCACTTAGGTGATGGGGTTGGTAGAGTTGGGTCGGACTCGATCCGGAATCTCACAGTCTAGTGAGATGATTGCCAGAAAAGAGTTAGCTTATTCCCAAGATAGTAACGATGATTAGTTTGTAGCTCAGTTTAAGgtgtcgaaagtcttccttcccatgGTGTGGAAGTGCGGCGTGTCTCGAGTGTTTTATCCGGTGGTAGTTTTCAAAAGGAGTTATGGTAAGGTAATTGATTGTTGCTGTGGAATGATAATTACAGTAGAAGTTTACAATTTGAGATTGATTGATTACGTTTTGACAAGAAAAGTTGAAATGCTCTTTATCGAAAGCTGCTAGTTCGTTGTGGTTAGAATGTGCGTGTCCCAAGAAGTTTATTTGGTGGTATAGATGGGTATTCAATGAAGTCAAAATGGTGGTCTGGTCAGGGTTCATTCAAAATTCTAAAGTGGGACATTTATTTGATTGAAGATGTTAAAAGAAAACGAAAACAGACTTATAACCTCGCGGATTGTGAGGATGAGCTCGTGAAACTTGAGCCTGAGGTTTTTCGAAAGATCGATCCCTGGTAGTATTTTCGCGTTTGAAGATTGGTTTGAGTTTTGTGAAGCTCGCGGAACGCGAGGGGTTCTCGCGAAACGCGAGCCTGAGCGTATAGCAAGTTTTCTATTTTGTGGAAAGTATTCGTTTTTTGACCTTGGAACCCTATTCTCATTGTATCTGTAACACCTACGACATTATCAATAGAAAACTCTCTCTGTTTGGCCGTTGACTAAACTATTCGTTAGATTTAACAATTAGACATATCCACGTTAAAAAACTCCTCGTTCTTTACTTTTCTTGCACATTACTTTATCTTTATCTTTGCGTGTTCTTATCAATTATCTAGTTTGTTGGTTGGTGGGTGATAATTGAGGTTATCATATTCTTGTTTAGGGCTCGCTATTATTCCTAATAGTATCTATACTCATCCTGCCAATTTCGGCTTTAGCTTACGTAGACTGAACTCGAGCGTCTTTTTTAAACGTGGATTGAACTCGAGCAGTTTCAACGTCGTTGCTTGTTTTGTCTAAAGATTGAGCATGACTTGATCATAGACTTTTATAAGCGATAACAATCTTCTTAATGCTGAAAAAAGGAGTTATTTTTTTTCCGAGATATACAACTTAGTTAAGTTAGACGGCTTATCCTTAAACCGATTATTATTGCAAGAAAATAACTGTAAAAGGATATGGAATATGGAATCTGTAAAAGAAAAAAG
This genomic interval carries:
- the LOC139901729 gene encoding uncharacterized protein; its protein translation is MGENKAIIVDSLNKKQNGEKKTEDDYFITDCVNLAWGGNHISWKVVQCNQQPGSWECGYYVLTWMFSMVTRQSVNIDELSWDERALSKREMDDIVERWHMFCPILSGIN